A single Aminobacterium mobile DSM 12262 DNA region contains:
- the scpB gene encoding SMC-Scp complex subunit ScpB: MLSSLAKQIEALLFVATTPVSSEELACFTRRERGEVEGALQELSFHYSDGHGLVLCRVAEGWEICTAPDLAGIVSDFREIVSHQKVRLSRAAVECLAIVAYNQPVTRAEIEEIRGVRCERVLETLLSCGVIRIAGRRKGTGSPLLYRTTDAFLEHFGLSAISELPTLEEVEEFAPQKDEGE, encoded by the coding sequence ATGTTGTCATCTCTTGCCAAACAAATTGAAGCTCTTTTATTTGTAGCGACGACCCCTGTCTCTTCTGAAGAACTGGCTTGCTTTACACGTAGAGAACGAGGAGAAGTAGAGGGCGCGTTACAGGAGCTTTCATTTCATTATTCTGATGGTCATGGCCTCGTTCTGTGCAGAGTGGCGGAAGGCTGGGAGATATGTACAGCTCCAGATCTGGCCGGTATAGTTTCTGATTTTCGAGAGATAGTTTCTCATCAGAAGGTTCGTTTGAGCCGTGCAGCAGTGGAGTGTTTGGCGATTGTCGCTTACAATCAGCCTGTAACGCGAGCGGAGATAGAAGAGATTCGGGGAGTGCGCTGTGAAAGAGTACTAGAAACTCTTCTTTCTTGTGGGGTTATTCGTATTGCCGGGAGACGAAAAGGAACGGGCTCTCCTCTCTTGTACAGGACGACAGACGCTTTTCTAGAGCATTTTGGCCTATCGGCTATATCAGAACTTCCTACGCTAGAAGAAGTGGAAGAATTTGCCCCGCAAAAGGATGAAGGGGAATGA
- the selB gene encoding selenocysteine-specific translation elongation factor, whose product MNNREISLVLGTAGHIDHGKTTLVKALTGVDCDRLNDEKKRGITIELGFAPLKLSDGRIVSLVDVPGHEKFIRQMVAGASGVDAVMLVVAADEGVMPQTREHLAILNLLGVSDGLIAISKADLVDEELLDLAIEDVADFVRGTFLEGKAIVPVSSVTGKNIPKLMEELSALVDRVKVRTRQGPFFMPIDRSFPISGFGTVVTGTAYRGQISPGMDVSILPLNRDVRVRSVQVHGSSVDVAWAGQRVAISLSGVSLEELSRGDIVCAKEIFRPTRCCDVELSLLSSSPEPLSHWQRVRLHVGTADVLARVSLFDKTKLLPGEKTVAQLVMEEDIVASIDQRFVIRFYSPLVTIGGGKILSPYGHKPKGKGAKEDYMDGLNHFLEAEDSEKRLEIQVHSHGILKKSDGVLALQELPEDLDKLAQSLEKRKKIVILSAGADYYVSWSEYSDLLERTVSFLHSFHKERPHQEGAIIDDLLTGPLKTVERRLARTFLDHLQADGVLVIANKNVVRLPDFAPQDDSAFFKDLDRFNAFCDEKEFQLPMIEEVQEGLGMKEKDFSRFLKDIRERGEASLVGGKYVLSQRVENKLLHILKEIKDNMTIGTVRDITGSSRKYILPLLEYMDAKGFTRRVGEKRILLLQRLEKKSQ is encoded by the coding sequence GTGAATAACCGCGAAATTTCTTTAGTTTTGGGCACGGCAGGACACATTGACCATGGAAAAACTACCCTTGTTAAAGCTCTTACAGGGGTGGATTGTGATCGGCTCAATGATGAGAAAAAACGAGGTATTACAATTGAGCTGGGTTTTGCTCCCCTTAAACTTTCAGATGGGCGTATTGTAAGTTTGGTGGATGTACCAGGTCATGAAAAATTTATTCGACAGATGGTGGCAGGAGCTTCTGGTGTAGATGCTGTTATGCTTGTTGTTGCTGCAGATGAAGGCGTTATGCCGCAGACGAGAGAGCATCTTGCCATTCTTAACTTGCTTGGTGTCTCAGATGGTCTTATTGCCATCTCTAAAGCGGATTTAGTAGATGAAGAGCTATTAGATCTTGCTATAGAGGATGTGGCAGACTTTGTACGAGGGACGTTCTTGGAAGGAAAGGCTATAGTACCAGTTTCTTCCGTGACGGGAAAGAATATCCCTAAGCTTATGGAAGAGTTGAGTGCTCTTGTGGATAGAGTGAAAGTCAGAACTCGCCAAGGCCCTTTCTTTATGCCTATCGACAGATCTTTCCCTATCTCTGGTTTTGGAACCGTTGTAACGGGAACGGCCTACCGAGGTCAGATTTCTCCGGGGATGGATGTGTCTATTTTGCCATTGAACCGAGACGTTCGAGTTCGAAGTGTGCAGGTTCATGGGAGCTCCGTAGATGTGGCCTGGGCCGGACAACGAGTGGCCATTAGCCTGTCGGGTGTATCTCTTGAAGAGTTGAGCAGAGGGGATATTGTTTGCGCCAAAGAAATATTCCGCCCCACTCGATGTTGTGATGTGGAGCTTTCTCTTTTATCGTCATCGCCGGAACCTCTCTCCCATTGGCAGCGGGTAAGGCTTCATGTAGGTACAGCAGATGTGCTTGCCAGGGTATCTCTTTTTGACAAGACAAAACTTTTGCCTGGAGAAAAAACGGTAGCGCAGCTCGTAATGGAAGAAGATATTGTAGCTTCCATAGATCAACGATTTGTTATCAGGTTTTACAGTCCCCTTGTCACTATTGGTGGAGGCAAAATACTGTCTCCCTATGGGCACAAGCCGAAAGGGAAAGGCGCCAAGGAAGATTATATGGATGGCCTTAACCATTTCTTGGAAGCTGAGGATTCTGAGAAAAGATTGGAAATTCAAGTTCATTCACACGGAATCCTTAAAAAAAGTGATGGAGTGCTTGCCCTTCAGGAATTACCGGAAGATTTGGATAAACTGGCCCAAAGTTTGGAAAAAAGAAAAAAAATAGTTATTCTTTCAGCTGGGGCCGATTATTATGTCTCGTGGAGCGAGTACAGTGATCTATTAGAGAGGACAGTATCATTCTTGCACTCCTTCCATAAAGAGCGTCCTCATCAGGAAGGAGCCATTATAGATGACTTGTTGACCGGGCCTTTGAAAACTGTAGAGCGCAGATTGGCTCGTACCTTTCTTGATCACTTGCAAGCTGATGGCGTGTTAGTGATAGCAAACAAGAATGTAGTAAGGCTTCCAGATTTCGCACCTCAAGATGATTCTGCTTTTTTTAAGGATCTGGATCGTTTCAATGCCTTTTGTGACGAAAAAGAGTTTCAGCTCCCAATGATAGAAGAAGTTCAGGAAGGGCTAGGTATGAAGGAGAAAGATTTTTCTCGTTTTCTCAAGGATATACGGGAGCGAGGAGAGGCATCTCTTGTGGGAGGGAAATATGTACTGTCACAGCGGGTAGAGAACAAGCTTCTTCATATCCTTAAGGAAATAAAAGATAACATGACGATAGGCACGGTACGTGACATTACGGGGAGCAGTCGTAAGTATATACTTCCTCTTTTGGAATATATGGATGCTAAGGGCTTTACTCGCCGAGTTGGAGAGAAAAGAATTCTACTCTTGCAGCGCTTAGAGAAAAAAAGTCAATGA
- the yedF gene encoding sulfurtransferase-like selenium metabolism protein YedF — protein sequence MKTEIDARGKACPQPVIMTKAAVEKGEKELSVLVDNDVAASNVQRFLTKEGFSVSPHREGDTIVIEALAGENTHARPQEKSAPSYPSKGNKEEVAIFITRNILGGHDKELGEVLIKGFLGTLAQMDCPPRFIAFMNEGVLLALKGTSTCDHLLEMTEKGTTILVCGTCTNHFGVTEQVGVGTISNMFEITDTLLKATKVISI from the coding sequence ATGAAAACTGAAATTGACGCTCGGGGGAAAGCATGCCCACAGCCGGTTATAATGACCAAAGCCGCAGTTGAAAAAGGAGAAAAAGAACTTTCCGTCTTAGTAGACAATGACGTAGCGGCTTCCAATGTTCAACGGTTCTTGACCAAAGAAGGCTTTTCCGTATCCCCTCATAGGGAGGGGGACACTATTGTCATTGAAGCTCTTGCGGGAGAAAACACTCATGCTCGACCCCAAGAGAAATCTGCCCCTTCTTACCCTTCAAAAGGGAACAAAGAAGAAGTGGCTATATTTATTACAAGAAACATTCTCGGAGGTCACGACAAAGAATTGGGAGAAGTCCTCATTAAAGGGTTCCTCGGCACTTTGGCTCAAATGGACTGCCCTCCCCGTTTTATAGCCTTTATGAACGAGGGTGTACTCCTCGCATTGAAAGGGACATCTACGTGCGACCATCTTCTAGAAATGACGGAGAAGGGGACAACTATTCTCGTGTGTGGAACATGCACAAATCACTTTGGAGTAACCGAGCAAGTTGGAGTGGGAACTATTTCTAACATGTTTGAAATTACTGATACATTGCTCAAGGCAACAAAAGTTATTTCGATATAA
- a CDS encoding ferredoxin codes for MHVTLDRNECIGCGVCAQICPEVFSLDEDAGVAKVMKPEGAECVRDAADSCPVGCISVEE; via the coding sequence ATGCATGTGACTTTAGACCGAAATGAGTGCATCGGTTGTGGCGTATGTGCTCAGATTTGTCCCGAGGTGTTTTCTCTCGACGAAGATGCCGGGGTAGCGAAAGTGATGAAGCCGGAAGGTGCCGAGTGTGTGCGTGATGCGGCAGACAGCTGTCCAGTCGGCTGTATTTCTGTAGAGGAATAG
- the trpS gene encoding tryptophan--tRNA ligase has protein sequence MAKRVFSGMRPTGKLHLGHLAGALTNWVRLQNEYECLYSIVDWHALMSDYADSSKIRDNSKEALLDWLAAGLDPEKSIIFVQSHVPQHAELHLALSMVAPLGWLQRNPTYKEQILNIQNKDLSTYAFLGYPVLMAADILLYKAEMVPVGEDQNAHLELSREMARRFNNFYGNIFPEPQTLLTPTPKVPGVDGRKMSKSYGNAINISDTAEEMWEKIRTMITDPARQRRTDPGDPEKCPVWDIHKVFNNDMEQRQEIIKGCKTAGIGCIQCKKMLMAHIKEIMAPIHERRRYYESHAENLRDIVLSGAEKAKVIAQQTIDEIVEAIGFVPRK, from the coding sequence ATGGCTAAAAGAGTTTTTAGTGGCATGCGCCCTACAGGAAAGCTTCATTTGGGACATTTAGCCGGGGCTCTTACTAATTGGGTTCGGCTACAGAATGAATATGAATGTCTTTATAGCATTGTAGATTGGCATGCTCTTATGTCAGATTATGCAGATAGTAGCAAAATAAGGGATAACAGTAAGGAAGCCCTTCTAGACTGGCTTGCGGCGGGCCTTGATCCAGAGAAAAGCATTATTTTTGTACAATCTCATGTCCCTCAGCATGCAGAGCTTCATCTAGCCCTGTCCATGGTGGCACCTCTCGGATGGCTTCAGAGAAATCCGACCTATAAAGAGCAAATTTTAAATATACAGAATAAAGATTTAAGCACGTATGCCTTCTTAGGCTATCCAGTGCTTATGGCAGCCGATATTCTGCTTTATAAAGCAGAAATGGTTCCAGTAGGTGAAGATCAAAATGCCCATCTTGAGCTTAGCCGAGAAATGGCACGGCGTTTCAATAATTTCTATGGCAACATTTTCCCAGAGCCACAAACACTTCTGACCCCAACCCCAAAGGTTCCTGGAGTTGATGGTCGTAAGATGAGCAAGTCTTATGGGAATGCCATTAATATTTCAGATACTGCAGAGGAAATGTGGGAGAAAATTCGTACCATGATAACCGATCCCGCACGACAGAGACGTACGGACCCAGGCGATCCTGAAAAATGCCCCGTTTGGGATATTCATAAAGTGTTTAACAACGATATGGAACAGCGTCAGGAGATTATAAAAGGATGTAAAACTGCAGGGATTGGTTGCATACAATGCAAGAAAATGCTTATGGCGCATATTAAGGAAATTATGGCTCCTATCCATGAGCGTCGACGTTACTATGAATCTCATGCAGAAAACCTTCGAGATATTGTTTTATCTGGTGCTGAAAAGGCTAAGGTAATTGCTCAGCAGACTATTGATGAAATAGTAGAAGCTATCGGGTTTGTTCCGAGAAAGTAG
- a CDS encoding Veg family protein, with the protein MAGNLASIREKVALYKGLRVKYRTSKGRRKVEEKQGIVLETYPNLFTLYVESQDSKVSFSYAELLTKEVELVPLSGNHNK; encoded by the coding sequence ATGGCTGGAAACCTTGCCTCAATTCGGGAGAAAGTAGCATTGTACAAGGGTCTACGTGTGAAATACCGGACATCCAAAGGACGTCGCAAAGTAGAGGAAAAACAAGGGATTGTCCTTGAGACTTATCCGAATCTCTTTACTTTATATGTGGAGTCGCAGGATAGCAAAGTCTCCTTTAGTTATGCAGAGCTTTTGACAAAAGAAGTAGAGCTCGTGCCATTGTCCGGAAACCATAATAAATAG
- the hemW gene encoding radical SAM family heme chaperone HemW, whose product MHVPFCVRKCPYCAFYSIWGNEGEKEDFISALDVELRGWQEKLGGPLNVSTLYIGGGTPTLLSSKQWERLIEILKKHIVFSPDVEISVEGNPDSLTGEHCYIWREWGVKRVSLGVQSLHDDELRWLGRPHSALQALRALDLLQEKGFDVSADLMFGLANQTLRKWHESLSCLVHLEIPHLSIYQLSIEEGSLWGRTPPTGVQNGYVHYRWAQWYLEQKGLLQYEIASFARKGKECRHNQAYWFERDVLPLGPSAWGYFRGTRFWNVRTLEEYLKRISSGISPLAGEERLRREKRGREAAVLALRTRYGIHLPSFCEEYGEVLLQDILNNLENVPPECLAFSGETLALSQKGMRVANSIWSLII is encoded by the coding sequence ATTTTATAGTATATGGGGCAACGAAGGAGAGAAAGAAGATTTTATAAGTGCTCTTGACGTAGAGTTACGAGGGTGGCAAGAGAAGCTGGGGGGCCCCCTGAACGTATCGACACTTTATATTGGTGGTGGAACCCCTACGCTTTTATCTTCGAAGCAGTGGGAGCGTCTTATTGAGATATTGAAGAAACATATCGTTTTCTCCCCAGATGTGGAAATTTCCGTGGAAGGGAACCCAGATTCTTTAACGGGAGAACATTGCTACATATGGAGAGAGTGGGGAGTGAAACGGGTAAGTCTTGGTGTCCAGAGTCTCCATGACGATGAGCTACGTTGGCTGGGGAGACCCCATTCGGCCTTGCAGGCTTTGCGCGCCTTAGACCTTTTACAAGAAAAAGGTTTTGATGTAAGCGCCGATCTGATGTTTGGACTAGCAAATCAGACGTTGAGAAAGTGGCATGAGTCTCTTTCTTGCCTTGTCCATTTGGAGATACCTCATCTCTCTATTTATCAGTTGTCCATTGAGGAAGGATCCCTCTGGGGGCGGACTCCTCCAACAGGTGTTCAGAATGGGTATGTTCACTATCGATGGGCTCAGTGGTATCTTGAACAGAAGGGGCTTCTTCAGTATGAGATAGCGAGTTTCGCTAGAAAGGGGAAAGAGTGTCGTCATAACCAAGCCTATTGGTTCGAGCGAGATGTATTGCCTCTTGGGCCTTCTGCATGGGGATATTTTCGAGGGACTCGTTTTTGGAACGTGAGAACGCTAGAGGAATATTTGAAACGCATATCATCTGGCATCTCTCCCTTAGCAGGAGAAGAACGCTTGAGGAGGGAGAAGCGGGGAAGAGAGGCAGCTGTTTTGGCATTGCGAACCCGTTATGGAATCCATCTACCGTCTTTTTGCGAGGAATATGGAGAGGTGTTACTCCAGGATATTTTAAATAATTTGGAAAATGTGCCACCAGAATGTCTTGCTTTCAGCGGCGAAACATTGGCACTCTCCCAAAAGGGAATGCGAGTTGCTAACTCTATATGGTCTCTCATCATATAA
- the selA gene encoding L-seryl-tRNA(Sec) selenium transferase, translating to MDAKKNEILKKLPAMDGLLNQPWVFLYERQLGREMVKGVFSQILSEVRKAVLEDVPVDASLEGVNTKAEAILQRRTTPGLQAVVNATGVVVHTNLGRSCLPQEAVEAVSHVAARYNTLEFNLLEGKRGQRNAHVEWLLCQVTGAEAAIVVNNNAGAVLLCLAALAREKEVIVSRGELVEIGGSFRIPDIMAFSGARLVEVGATNRTHLRDYHRGLSDNTAMVLKVHPSNFKIEGFTAIVDREELSCFAKENGLIFMEDLGSGVLVDLSPWGLVGEPTVRDCIKAGVDLVTFSGDKMLGGPQIGAIVGKKELVDTLRTYPLLRALRVDKMTLAAFEVILRMYLQDRWQEVPTLKMLTLELETLKKRARRLRGMLKRRFPHIIATVVETQDAVGGGAFPTTIIKGYGVALQIPALGSAGSLQALLRNAAMPVVAGASEDCLILHCRTLMEGDESRIVESLSSIGEVGICE from the coding sequence ATGGACGCAAAGAAAAATGAAATCTTAAAAAAACTTCCCGCTATGGACGGGTTGTTAAACCAACCCTGGGTTTTCTTATACGAAAGACAGCTTGGCAGGGAAATGGTAAAAGGTGTTTTCTCACAGATTCTTTCAGAAGTCCGAAAAGCAGTGTTAGAAGACGTGCCAGTAGACGCTTCTCTAGAAGGAGTGAACACGAAAGCTGAGGCCATTTTACAGAGACGAACCACGCCAGGCCTGCAAGCTGTAGTGAATGCTACTGGGGTGGTTGTTCATACTAATCTGGGCCGTTCCTGTCTTCCCCAGGAAGCGGTAGAGGCTGTAAGTCACGTTGCAGCTCGGTACAATACACTTGAGTTTAACTTGCTAGAGGGGAAACGAGGACAGCGGAATGCTCACGTAGAGTGGCTGCTTTGCCAAGTAACAGGGGCTGAGGCTGCCATTGTCGTTAACAATAACGCAGGTGCCGTTCTTTTATGTCTTGCTGCGCTGGCTCGGGAAAAAGAAGTGATTGTCTCTCGGGGGGAGTTGGTAGAAATAGGGGGCTCTTTCAGAATACCGGATATTATGGCTTTCTCAGGAGCCCGTCTTGTAGAGGTAGGAGCGACAAATAGGACGCACCTTCGTGACTACCATCGAGGCCTTTCTGATAATACCGCCATGGTTCTGAAAGTTCACCCATCCAATTTTAAGATAGAGGGTTTTACCGCCATAGTCGATAGAGAAGAATTGAGCTGTTTTGCAAAAGAAAATGGCCTCATTTTCATGGAAGATTTGGGGAGTGGTGTTCTTGTGGATCTCTCTCCTTGGGGGTTGGTGGGAGAGCCTACTGTTCGAGATTGTATTAAGGCGGGAGTAGACCTTGTAACTTTTTCCGGCGATAAGATGTTAGGTGGCCCTCAAATCGGAGCTATTGTAGGGAAAAAAGAGCTTGTGGATACATTGCGAACGTACCCCCTTCTACGAGCATTGCGCGTAGATAAAATGACATTGGCAGCCTTTGAAGTTATTCTCAGAATGTACCTTCAGGATCGGTGGCAAGAGGTTCCCACATTAAAGATGCTTACGTTGGAGTTGGAAACTTTAAAAAAGAGAGCTCGGCGTCTTAGGGGCATGCTGAAAAGAAGATTCCCGCATATAATTGCGACGGTGGTGGAAACCCAAGATGCAGTAGGTGGCGGAGCTTTCCCAACCACAATCATAAAAGGCTATGGGGTGGCGTTGCAGATCCCTGCATTAGGTAGTGCTGGAAGCCTCCAAGCCCTTTTGCGTAATGCAGCCATGCCAGTGGTGGCAGGAGCGTCAGAGGATTGTTTGATACTTCATTGCCGTACATTAATGGAGGGCGATGAGAGTCGGATCGTGGAATCTCTCTCTTCTATTGGGGAGGTGGGAATTTGTGAATAA
- a CDS encoding phosphoribosyltransferase family protein, producing the protein MKGQRTERLIRTVSRFLVAPSRQISLTALSGDFGVSKTVISDDVVMIDAALTQEGLGGIQVDRGRTGGASFVPAMSDEMKKQFFEEIVALLSHEDRILPGGLIYYSDIIFNPYYASRLGLAMATLFQNAKPDIVMTSEVKGIPLGLFTAYSLGVPLAVCRFRNRPSDGSAVAVHFPTKTGEVRPMYMGTKQLKRGSQVLVVDDFMRGGSTAAGMLLVAKEFGAEVCGIGVFLAAAEPEEKAVSNYTALLRLKGMGKSSPEVCIWE; encoded by the coding sequence TTGAAAGGACAGAGAACGGAACGTCTTATTCGGACAGTATCCCGTTTTTTGGTAGCACCATCACGGCAAATTTCACTCACAGCTCTCTCTGGAGATTTTGGGGTTTCAAAAACTGTTATCAGTGATGACGTAGTTATGATTGACGCAGCTTTAACTCAGGAGGGGCTTGGTGGAATTCAAGTTGACCGGGGGCGGACTGGAGGAGCTTCTTTTGTCCCAGCCATGTCAGATGAGATGAAGAAGCAGTTTTTTGAAGAAATAGTAGCCTTACTTTCTCACGAGGATCGGATTTTACCTGGCGGTCTCATCTACTATAGCGATATTATTTTCAATCCATACTATGCTTCTCGTTTAGGGCTTGCTATGGCTACTCTTTTTCAGAATGCGAAACCAGATATTGTCATGACGTCAGAAGTGAAAGGTATCCCTCTTGGGCTCTTTACCGCATATTCTTTAGGTGTTCCATTGGCCGTTTGTCGTTTCCGCAATCGACCTAGCGATGGATCTGCTGTGGCTGTGCATTTCCCCACTAAAACTGGAGAGGTTCGGCCTATGTACATGGGTACCAAACAACTAAAACGCGGAAGCCAGGTTCTTGTTGTGGACGATTTTATGAGGGGAGGCAGTACTGCCGCAGGAATGCTGCTCGTAGCAAAAGAGTTTGGTGCTGAAGTTTGTGGCATTGGTGTTTTTCTTGCAGCGGCAGAACCGGAAGAGAAGGCAGTGTCGAATTATACAGCCTTATTGAGGCTTAAGGGGATGGGGAAGTCTTCTCCTGAAGTGTGTATTTGGGAGTGA
- a CDS encoding segregation and condensation protein A translates to MVGKGTFPLQVEVEGFSGPLDLLCYLVESRQFQATQIRVSDLVRIYGSYLARSQKTSLYVIAEFLSLAAGLVLEKVLALLPEQEQDDSLSCSESEEEPLSEEELLQQLSRYRPYRRVSFWLMERKEYRDRFFRRMLLEEAPVYDVGDLYSLCRLWWEMLASHQKEESLQAALRGRIVEGWQGIPSAVPEEVQIDKKIEELSTYLRDHASLSLSVVLEKTSSVSVVVVTLLALLEMSRTGKIDLFQKELFGDVVISCQTN, encoded by the coding sequence ATGGTAGGGAAAGGAACCTTTCCTCTCCAGGTAGAAGTAGAGGGGTTTTCAGGGCCCTTAGATTTGTTATGCTACTTGGTGGAGAGCCGTCAATTTCAAGCGACCCAGATTCGAGTTTCAGATTTAGTGCGGATCTATGGTAGTTACTTGGCTCGCTCACAAAAGACTTCTTTGTACGTTATTGCGGAGTTTCTTTCCCTTGCTGCAGGGCTTGTGTTAGAGAAAGTTTTGGCTCTCCTTCCGGAACAGGAGCAGGATGACTCTTTGTCGTGCAGTGAATCGGAAGAAGAGCCTCTATCAGAGGAAGAGCTTTTGCAACAGCTATCTCGATATCGCCCTTACAGACGAGTATCTTTTTGGCTTATGGAAAGAAAAGAGTATAGGGATCGTTTTTTTAGGAGAATGTTGCTTGAAGAAGCTCCAGTATATGATGTAGGTGATCTCTATAGCTTGTGTCGTTTGTGGTGGGAAATGCTCGCTTCTCATCAAAAAGAGGAGTCATTGCAGGCTGCTTTACGGGGAAGAATCGTTGAAGGTTGGCAGGGGATCCCTTCGGCTGTGCCGGAAGAGGTACAGATAGATAAAAAAATAGAGGAACTTTCTACGTATTTGAGGGATCATGCGAGCCTCTCTCTTTCAGTGGTTTTGGAAAAAACTTCTTCCGTGTCAGTGGTGGTAGTAACGTTGTTGGCTCTTCTGGAAATGTCTAGGACAGGGAAAATCGACCTGTTTCAAAAGGAGCTGTTTGGAGATGTTGTCATCTCTTGCCAAACAAATTGA
- a CDS encoding Nif3-like dinuclear metal center hexameric protein codes for MNVEEVLLRIESFAPLEKAESWDNVGLMAGDTQWSVTKIGVALDPSLSAVEEGVQKGCDLLVVHHPLIFSPLQKIDLKEPLCQAILWALENHLAIISLHTNWDKAPEGVNVQLGRVLFKDGFLPLVPEEKTWGLGAVGELIHPLCLRDLMASLRSLWNLSWVVGYGDENKPLCHGALCGGSGGDLWKEAMDKGAQVFITADMKYHQILDACSAGLSLCIVDHGEMERFSLASLAALLRTPEIVVFELEDKGPLRIVSE; via the coding sequence ATGAATGTTGAGGAAGTGCTTCTGAGGATCGAGTCGTTTGCTCCTTTAGAGAAAGCGGAGTCTTGGGACAATGTAGGTCTCATGGCAGGAGACACTCAATGGTCTGTAACAAAAATAGGCGTAGCCTTAGATCCCTCTCTGTCAGCGGTAGAGGAGGGGGTCCAAAAAGGATGTGACCTTTTAGTAGTCCACCATCCCCTGATCTTTTCTCCCCTTCAGAAAATAGACCTTAAGGAACCTCTCTGCCAAGCAATTCTTTGGGCCCTTGAAAATCATCTGGCTATTATAAGTCTTCATACAAACTGGGACAAAGCGCCGGAGGGAGTTAATGTACAATTAGGCAGAGTTCTTTTTAAAGATGGTTTCCTTCCCTTAGTTCCTGAAGAAAAAACGTGGGGTCTTGGTGCAGTAGGAGAATTGATCCACCCCCTATGTTTGAGGGATCTCATGGCAAGTCTTCGTTCTTTGTGGAATCTCTCTTGGGTAGTTGGATATGGAGATGAGAATAAACCTTTGTGTCATGGTGCTCTCTGTGGAGGATCTGGTGGAGATCTTTGGAAAGAGGCGATGGACAAGGGAGCTCAGGTCTTTATTACAGCTGATATGAAATATCATCAGATATTGGATGCTTGTTCAGCAGGTCTATCTTTGTGTATAGTTGATCATGGAGAAATGGAACGTTTCTCTTTGGCCTCCCTTGCAGCATTATTGAGGACTCCTGAAATAGTTGTTTTTGAATTGGAGGATAAAGGGCCGTTAAGGATTGTAAGCGAATAG
- a CDS encoding 4-(cytidine 5'-diphospho)-2-C-methyl-D-erythritol kinase: MVTYSVQSDAKINLTLRITGVLPSGYHSLVSLFLRLPSAELLTISTLEEDNVKDIVTTRNMQIEGENILEKALRVLRREKMCLSPFKIEVKKNLPPGTGLGGGSGNAAAFLSWVEKYYGIKISTGLASQIGADVPFLLSASSLALVQGIGDQCTLWPALPSFLVVTAIPKWRVATAEAYAGLDSFYEKQGGFPLNTSECLDEIHGIYEKLAQKKRVGFLPNDFSPWLLKRHPEYEDFFRFSEEQKALAYGFSGSGSSVFALFDPVKLQVRLSRFENFNWVEQILLWSDDR, encoded by the coding sequence TTGGTAACATATTCCGTGCAATCAGACGCGAAAATAAATCTGACCCTTCGAATAACAGGGGTTCTGCCGAGTGGGTATCATTCGTTGGTCTCTCTGTTTTTACGTCTTCCATCGGCTGAGTTATTGACAATTTCAACTCTGGAAGAAGATAATGTTAAGGATATTGTAACGACTCGAAATATGCAGATAGAAGGGGAAAATATTTTAGAAAAGGCTCTTCGTGTCTTGCGAAGAGAAAAAATGTGTCTATCCCCTTTCAAAATTGAAGTGAAAAAAAACCTTCCTCCAGGAACTGGCTTAGGGGGAGGAAGTGGGAATGCGGCGGCATTTCTTTCTTGGGTCGAGAAGTATTATGGTATAAAAATATCTACAGGTTTGGCCTCTCAGATAGGAGCAGATGTTCCGTTCCTTCTAAGCGCTTCTTCTCTTGCTCTTGTTCAGGGGATAGGAGATCAATGTACACTTTGGCCGGCGTTGCCTTCTTTTCTGGTTGTTACAGCCATACCTAAATGGAGAGTGGCTACGGCGGAAGCATATGCAGGGCTAGATTCCTTTTATGAAAAACAGGGGGGATTCCCTCTTAATACCTCAGAGTGTCTGGATGAAATTCACGGCATATATGAGAAACTTGCACAAAAGAAGAGAGTGGGGTTCCTGCCCAATGATTTCTCTCCATGGCTATTAAAACGGCACCCTGAGTATGAAGATTTTTTTAGGTTTAGCGAGGAACAGAAAGCGTTAGCTTATGGCTTTTCAGGGAGTGGAAGTAGTGTTTTCGCTCTTTTTGATCCAGTAAAATTGCAAGTACGGCTTTCCCGATTTGAAAATTTTAATTGGGTTGAACAAATTCTATTATGGAGTGATGATCGTTGA